A window of the Zhongshania aliphaticivorans genome harbors these coding sequences:
- a CDS encoding DUF4345 domain-containing protein, which yields MNISKFLINITASIFTLYGVGFIFFPVEISLLITDFAPTNATALTDMRATYGGMSAAIGLVLFVLASKPQWEKLGVFAVLVFMLGMAIGRIVGLFVDGSTSAVMYVYLALEIVAFILSSYLLSKDQPQ from the coding sequence ATGAATATTAGTAAGTTTTTAATAAATATTACGGCCAGTATTTTTACACTTTATGGCGTGGGATTTATCTTTTTCCCAGTAGAAATTTCATTGTTAATTACTGATTTTGCGCCAACAAATGCTACCGCTTTAACTGATATGAGGGCGACCTATGGCGGCATGTCTGCGGCGATAGGTCTTGTGTTATTTGTGCTCGCCTCTAAGCCGCAATGGGAAAAACTTGGGGTTTTTGCTGTTTTAGTGTTTATGCTTGGAATGGCAATTGGCCGCATAGTTGGCTTGTTCGTTGACGGTTCTACAAGCGCTGTGATGTACGTTTACCTAGCGTTAGAAATTGTAGCGTTTATCCTTAGTTCCTATTTGCTAAGTAAAGATCAGCCTCAGTAA
- a CDS encoding LysR family transcriptional regulator has translation MNFKHLNTFSEVAECSSFSLAADRLHTVQSAVSRHINALEEELGVILFERSTRRVELTAPGQAFLIHAKAILSKCEQAKHEAQLVAQGKQGVLRIGYMSSACAHFLPTLLSRFTQYAPKVDVQIFDMTAGEQVIAFASNAIDIGFSRPVDSGHENLIQRQHLVNDTICLAVNNEHLLSQKSQVALEELAPFPLILFSRTHAPSLFDTLITAFHRADIQPKIQSEPTSMQALLTQIASSNSVALVPSCVRNLQTHHCSFINLNIELTIPLEMHWHAEPTATAKTWLDWYASQDQSATLTPYSDT, from the coding sequence ATGAACTTCAAACACCTCAACACCTTCTCAGAAGTTGCCGAATGCAGCAGCTTCTCCCTAGCCGCTGATCGCTTACATACGGTACAGAGTGCTGTCAGTCGACACATCAACGCGCTTGAAGAAGAGTTAGGTGTAATACTATTTGAACGAAGTACTCGCCGCGTTGAACTCACCGCACCCGGACAAGCTTTTTTAATTCATGCAAAAGCTATTTTGAGCAAGTGTGAACAGGCAAAACACGAGGCCCAATTAGTTGCACAGGGCAAGCAAGGCGTTTTACGTATTGGCTATATGAGCTCTGCTTGCGCCCACTTTTTACCAACCCTACTCAGCCGCTTTACTCAATATGCACCGAAAGTTGATGTGCAAATATTTGACATGACGGCGGGCGAGCAGGTTATCGCATTTGCCAGTAACGCCATTGATATCGGGTTCTCTCGCCCCGTAGACAGCGGGCATGAAAACTTAATTCAACGGCAGCATCTTGTTAATGACACCATCTGCTTAGCAGTCAACAACGAACACCTTTTATCACAAAAATCTCAAGTAGCCCTAGAGGAGCTAGCACCTTTCCCATTAATCCTATTTTCTCGCACTCATGCACCAAGCTTATTTGATACGCTAATAACCGCTTTCCATCGCGCCGATATTCAACCAAAAATCCAAAGCGAGCCCACGTCTATGCAGGCACTGCTTACCCAGATAGCAAGCAGCAATAGCGTAGCTTTAGTACCAAGCTGTGTCCGCAACTTACAAACTCATCATTGCAGCTTTATAAATCTAAATATTGAACTAACTATTCCCCTAGAAATGCATTGGCACGCAGAGCCAACGGCCACAGCAAAAACGTGGTTAGATTGGTATGCCTCGCAAGACCAATCGGCAACCCTGACCCCTTACTCAGATACTTAA
- a CDS encoding molybdopterin dinucleotide binding domain-containing protein, translating into MDFYHWATLTMTSNALYSPPEDCRNVYDFWHGLAHRMGLSEWFPWQNINELFDHRVSRSNMSFEQFKDRYKIRIGEYKHYQYRKTGFATPSGKVELYSTVLEKMGCDPLPYYRNLETSDDYPLKLFVGLREPQFFQSGQRHNRRLRKSNRFPRTFVHPQDAETYGLEEGKWAKVETTAGSVFMLVKLRDDVPVGLIRIPHGWWLPEEDDLGEFDHNDGLLIPDSKEYLDREQGIPHLKGVPCCISPSAPPRQFVGIEGLQ; encoded by the coding sequence ATGGACTTCTATCATTGGGCAACGCTGACCATGACATCTAATGCGCTTTATTCACCGCCGGAAGACTGCCGCAATGTCTATGACTTCTGGCATGGTTTGGCGCACAGAATGGGGCTCTCAGAGTGGTTCCCATGGCAGAATATCAACGAACTCTTTGACCACCGCGTATCGCGTAGCAATATGAGTTTTGAGCAATTTAAAGATCGCTACAAAATCCGTATTGGGGAATACAAGCACTACCAATATCGTAAAACCGGATTTGCGACACCCAGCGGAAAGGTAGAGCTATATTCCACAGTATTAGAAAAAATGGGCTGCGACCCACTGCCCTACTATCGCAATTTAGAAACCTCCGACGACTACCCGCTTAAACTGTTTGTGGGCTTACGTGAACCGCAATTTTTTCAATCAGGGCAGCGACACAATCGACGCCTGAGGAAAAGTAATCGCTTTCCCAGAACCTTCGTCCACCCGCAAGATGCCGAAACCTACGGCCTAGAAGAAGGTAAATGGGCCAAAGTAGAAACCACCGCCGGCAGTGTTTTCATGCTAGTAAAACTGCGTGACGATGTTCCCGTCGGCCTGATTCGAATCCCCCACGGCTGGTGGCTTCCGGAAGAAGATGACCTGGGAGAATTTGATCACAATGATGGTTTGCTCATCCCAGACAGCAAGGAATACCTAGATCGAGAGCAGGGTATTCCACACTTGAAAGGTGTGCCTTGTTGTATTTCCCCTTCGGCGCCTCCTCGACAATTTGTTGGCATAGAGGGCTTGCAATGA
- a CDS encoding LysR family transcriptional regulator encodes MDKLKAMYHLCCIAEVGSFSAAAKLAGVPVSTVSRSIQSLESELGAALLKRSTRHVALTEIGKIYLNECKDILAAIDRVEGRVGSYQNAPSGVLRISALPHYGEFRLLPLLEEFQQRYPKIVIDLELSSYAADLQRDGIDIAIRGGREPDGRVIAQRLEDNTHRLCASQSYINKFGMPHNLSELVRHRAILYRSPAQVLHWHVESQGGWRRIDIDTAQISNSLRVIRQGLLTDQGVAMLPSWSIEDDIADGRLCWIPIQETLSVIADQPVGSVYMLYQQPQYTIPKIKVAVDFFKNAFSGR; translated from the coding sequence ATGGATAAGCTTAAAGCCATGTATCACCTCTGTTGTATTGCTGAGGTGGGAAGCTTTAGCGCGGCAGCTAAGTTGGCCGGCGTGCCGGTTTCCACGGTGTCGCGGAGTATTCAGTCTTTAGAGTCCGAGTTGGGCGCGGCGCTGTTAAAGCGCAGTACTCGGCATGTTGCGCTAACAGAGATAGGTAAAATATACCTTAATGAATGCAAGGATATATTAGCGGCGATAGATAGGGTTGAGGGCAGGGTGGGTAGTTATCAGAATGCCCCGTCTGGTGTTTTGCGGATTAGCGCCCTGCCACATTACGGCGAATTCAGGTTGCTGCCATTACTAGAAGAGTTTCAGCAACGTTACCCAAAAATTGTGATTGATCTTGAACTGTCCAGTTATGCAGCAGATCTTCAGCGCGATGGAATCGACATAGCTATTCGCGGTGGTCGCGAGCCCGATGGACGGGTGATTGCCCAGCGCTTAGAAGACAATACACATCGTTTATGTGCTTCGCAGTCGTATATTAATAAGTTTGGCATGCCGCACAACTTGAGCGAGCTTGTCCGTCACCGTGCCATTCTCTACCGAAGCCCCGCTCAGGTATTACATTGGCATGTTGAGTCGCAAGGTGGGTGGCGACGAATTGATATCGACACCGCTCAAATAAGTAATAGTTTGCGGGTAATTCGTCAGGGCTTATTAACTGATCAAGGTGTCGCGATGTTGCCGAGTTGGAGTATTGAGGACGATATTGCCGACGGCCGCTTGTGCTGGATTCCAATCCAAGAGACTTTATCTGTTATCGCTGATCAACCTGTTGGTAGTGTGTATATGTTGTATCAACAGCCGCAATACACCATTCCGAAAATTAAAGTGGCTGTCGATTTTTTTAAAAACGCTTTTAGTGGGCGTTAG
- a CDS encoding zinc-binding dehydrogenase, whose translation MSEQTPSTGLQLRSLVTEEGQLKLLLKSAPVPEPGENDVVVRIEATPINPSDQATLIMPADVTTGETTGSGADTTYTASLRAGMEARVKPRIGKPLAIGNEGAGTVVKAGSSAAAQALLGKTVAVMDGALYCQYRKVNVMQCMTLNEGTSARDAASCFVNPLTALGFVETMRSEGFKAIIHTAAASNLGQMLNRICISDGIDLINIVRKQEQVDILKALGAKYICNSSDDSFMDDLTAAIEATGAYVAFDATGGGDLGSRILSCMERAALKDTELPGPYGSNTYKQLYIYGGLDMSPTIINRNFGFSWGVNAWLLTPFTQKVGMEKMLELRQRVANELQTTFASHYSDEISLTEALDKDIVAAYSQQATGRKFLINPSK comes from the coding sequence ATGTCAGAACAAACACCAAGTACCGGTCTACAGTTACGATCACTTGTTACCGAAGAAGGGCAATTAAAATTACTACTTAAATCTGCGCCAGTCCCAGAGCCCGGTGAAAATGACGTAGTGGTTCGCATTGAAGCCACACCCATTAACCCTTCAGACCAAGCAACATTAATTATGCCTGCTGACGTTACTACCGGCGAAACTACCGGCAGCGGCGCTGACACCACTTACACTGCCTCATTACGTGCTGGCATGGAAGCCCGTGTAAAACCCCGAATTGGCAAGCCACTCGCCATTGGTAATGAAGGTGCAGGCACGGTAGTAAAAGCGGGTAGTAGTGCCGCCGCACAAGCCCTGCTAGGCAAGACCGTAGCCGTTATGGATGGCGCGCTTTATTGCCAATACCGCAAAGTTAATGTCATGCAGTGTATGACATTAAATGAAGGCACCTCTGCCAGAGACGCGGCGTCTTGTTTTGTCAATCCACTAACGGCGCTTGGCTTTGTGGAAACAATGCGTTCCGAAGGGTTTAAGGCCATTATTCACACTGCCGCAGCCTCAAACTTGGGGCAAATGCTCAACCGAATTTGTATCAGCGATGGCATCGACTTAATCAATATTGTACGTAAACAAGAACAAGTCGATATATTGAAGGCCTTAGGTGCTAAGTATATCTGCAACTCAAGCGATGATAGCTTTATGGACGACCTAACCGCTGCAATAGAGGCAACCGGCGCCTATGTCGCCTTTGACGCCACCGGCGGTGGAGACCTTGGCAGTCGCATCTTAAGCTGCATGGAGCGTGCTGCTTTAAAAGACACTGAGCTACCTGGTCCTTATGGCTCCAATACCTATAAACAGTTATACATTTACGGTGGGCTAGATATGTCGCCGACTATTATCAACCGCAACTTCGGCTTTAGCTGGGGTGTTAACGCCTGGCTGCTTACGCCATTCACCCAAAAAGTGGGAATGGAAAAAATGCTGGAATTGCGTCAACGAGTGGCCAATGAACTGCAAACAACCTTTGCAAGCCACTACAGCGATGAGATCTCGCTCACCGAGGCATTAGATAAAGATATTGTTGCCGCTTATAGCCAACAAGCTACCGGCAGAAAATTCCTTATCAACCCTAGCAAGTGA
- a CDS encoding MFS transporter yields the protein MKLSNIGELTLLLVAMLTIMVGAALAPGLGSIAHELGVGDYATLLLTLPAFGAIMFAPLFGMLIDRIGARTILLASLWGYFIFGVGGMFLHGPWLVVIDRIVLGGFAAGVMASGTAVISQWYQGTARLNMIAKQGMAIELGGVVFLFAGGILSEWHWQAPFLLYVMGFVCFLMTKFWVPPVKAAEVLEPVDVSVSTFGANSLRPIVIFAVLAMGVFFSLVVTLPQFLAELSYSEAETGYVLSFISFMAVMSAMVMPKMVKQVKAQNTLVIAFISYAIAHCVFAFNNGTATIVLASIFAGIGFGFSIPLLNHLTVEVSTDKNRGRNLSKFAMAVFAGQFVTSIFDFLDYSHHNVLLLCAVIAAVCSILIGVNKSAKLSALAS from the coding sequence ATGAAGCTATCCAATATTGGCGAATTGACATTGTTGTTGGTGGCAATGCTGACCATTATGGTGGGTGCGGCGCTTGCGCCGGGCTTGGGTTCTATAGCCCATGAGTTGGGTGTGGGTGATTACGCAACGCTTTTGCTTACACTGCCGGCGTTTGGTGCGATTATGTTTGCGCCACTATTTGGAATGCTCATTGATCGTATTGGCGCGCGCACTATCTTATTGGCTAGCTTGTGGGGCTACTTTATTTTTGGCGTGGGTGGCATGTTTTTGCATGGCCCTTGGTTGGTCGTTATAGATCGTATTGTGCTTGGTGGCTTTGCCGCCGGGGTGATGGCTTCTGGCACTGCAGTGATATCACAGTGGTATCAAGGTACGGCTAGGCTCAATATGATAGCCAAGCAAGGTATGGCAATTGAGCTAGGCGGGGTAGTGTTTTTGTTTGCCGGCGGCATATTAAGCGAATGGCATTGGCAGGCGCCGTTTCTGCTGTATGTGATGGGCTTTGTGTGTTTTTTGATGACCAAATTTTGGGTGCCGCCCGTTAAGGCTGCAGAGGTGCTTGAGCCAGTTGATGTTAGTGTCAGCACCTTTGGCGCTAACTCGCTTCGTCCTATTGTTATTTTTGCTGTATTGGCTATGGGTGTCTTTTTTAGTCTTGTTGTTACCTTGCCACAATTCCTTGCTGAGCTTTCTTACAGTGAGGCAGAGACTGGCTATGTTTTGTCATTCATCTCGTTTATGGCGGTGATGTCAGCAATGGTCATGCCCAAAATGGTGAAACAGGTAAAAGCCCAAAATACCTTGGTGATAGCGTTTATTTCTTATGCCATTGCCCACTGTGTATTTGCTTTTAATAATGGTACGGCTACCATTGTTCTTGCGTCTATTTTTGCCGGTATTGGTTTTGGGTTTTCGATCCCCCTTTTAAATCACCTTACAGTGGAAGTGAGCACGGATAAAAATCGCGGACGAAATTTATCCAAGTTTGCTATGGCGGTATTTGCTGGGCAATTTGTTACTTCTATTTTTGATTTTCTAGATTATTCACACCATAACGTTTTGTTGTTATGTGCTGTTATAGCAGCGGTTTGCAGTATTTTGATTGGTGTTAATAAATCGGCAAAGCTATCTGCTTTAGCATCTTAG
- a CDS encoding TetR/AcrR family transcriptional regulator produces MTVSSNPEDVRAAVRSAAQNLLLAKGYEATTIRDISHQAKVSTGSIYHFFGSKDGVLASLIKEIFEGSGRDADNLRRPGDSAYLVLAYELVGQLKLISENQHLAELYAAAYRSWKITEVVLDAGTARNQSLFTEVLPSWGRQDFYIATSVIKGTLAVLVDERIHVNALDLSRRIQVLLKATLPTFELPEQDFPKILSIALERIAV; encoded by the coding sequence ATGACTGTATCCTCAAATCCTGAAGATGTTCGTGCCGCGGTCCGGTCTGCAGCGCAAAACCTGCTGCTAGCCAAGGGGTATGAGGCCACGACGATTCGGGACATCTCTCATCAAGCTAAAGTTTCCACTGGAAGCATTTACCATTTTTTTGGTAGCAAGGATGGTGTTCTTGCATCACTCATAAAGGAGATATTTGAAGGCTCAGGTCGTGACGCCGATAATTTACGTCGGCCTGGAGATTCGGCTTATTTAGTGCTGGCCTACGAGCTCGTAGGCCAGCTTAAGTTGATCTCAGAAAACCAGCATTTAGCTGAGCTTTACGCTGCAGCCTATCGTTCATGGAAAATAACGGAAGTTGTTCTTGATGCCGGGACGGCGCGGAATCAAAGCCTTTTTACAGAAGTATTGCCGAGCTGGGGCCGCCAAGATTTCTATATAGCAACGTCAGTTATAAAGGGCACACTTGCGGTACTTGTGGACGAACGAATTCATGTGAATGCGCTCGATTTATCGCGTCGAATACAGGTTCTCTTGAAAGCTACGTTACCGACGTTTGAATTGCCTGAACAAGATTTCCCCAAAATATTATCTATCGCGCTTGAACGAATAGCGGTGTAA
- a CDS encoding NADH:flavin oxidoreductase produces the protein MNTSALFTPFELGNLKLANRTVMAPMTRGFSPNGVPTDAVAEYYRKRAEGGVGLIITEGTLINHPAASGDPSYPSFYGEEALAGWKKVVDAVHAAGGKIIPQIWHVGATRRPGTGPVPDAPSVSPSGLVSKDKKVFEALSLDEINVLIAAYAQAAYDAKEIGFDGVEIHGAHGYLIDQFFWADTNVRTDQYGGSLQARSQFAIDIIKAIRERCGSDFTIIFRWSQWKQQDYTARLTTTPEELAEFLTPLSDAGVDIFHCSQRRFWEPEFEGSDMNLAGWTKKITGKPTISVGSVGLDQEFLTSFQGEGASVANIDNLLEKMNSNEFDLIAIGRSLLANPDWVNKVKAGQLDELKPFTQENISQL, from the coding sequence ATGAACACCAGTGCACTCTTCACCCCGTTCGAACTGGGTAATCTTAAACTCGCGAACCGCACGGTAATGGCACCAATGACCCGTGGCTTTTCGCCAAACGGCGTTCCCACTGACGCTGTGGCAGAGTACTACCGCAAACGCGCCGAAGGTGGTGTCGGCCTTATTATTACCGAGGGCACCCTCATCAATCATCCCGCTGCATCTGGCGACCCCAGCTACCCGTCGTTTTACGGTGAAGAAGCCCTTGCCGGCTGGAAAAAAGTGGTCGACGCCGTGCACGCTGCAGGCGGTAAAATCATACCGCAAATCTGGCATGTTGGCGCCACTCGTCGCCCCGGCACTGGGCCTGTTCCCGACGCACCCAGCGTCTCACCCTCAGGCCTAGTTAGCAAAGATAAAAAAGTTTTTGAGGCGCTAAGTCTCGATGAAATAAACGTTTTGATAGCCGCCTACGCACAGGCCGCCTATGACGCCAAAGAAATTGGCTTTGATGGGGTAGAAATTCACGGCGCTCACGGTTATTTGATAGATCAGTTCTTTTGGGCTGACACCAATGTACGCACCGATCAATACGGTGGCAGTTTACAGGCCCGCAGCCAATTCGCCATCGACATCATCAAAGCTATCAGAGAACGCTGCGGCAGCGATTTCACTATTATATTCCGCTGGTCACAATGGAAGCAGCAAGACTACACCGCCCGCTTAACCACAACGCCAGAAGAATTAGCTGAATTTTTAACACCTTTAAGTGATGCCGGTGTCGATATTTTTCACTGCAGCCAACGCCGCTTCTGGGAGCCTGAATTTGAAGGCTCAGACATGAATTTGGCAGGCTGGACCAAAAAAATCACCGGCAAACCGACTATCAGTGTAGGTAGTGTTGGGCTTGACCAGGAGTTTCTTACGTCCTTTCAAGGCGAGGGTGCCAGTGTTGCCAATATTGATAATTTACTTGAAAAAATGAACAGCAATGAGTTTGACCTCATTGCCATTGGCCGCTCCTTACTTGCAAACCCAGACTGGGTAAACAAAGTAAAAGCAGGGCAACTTGATGAGCTAAAACCCTTCACGCAAGAAAATATAAGCCAACTATAG
- a CDS encoding alpha/beta fold hydrolase, with protein MKTHQFTSPSTGLTLSARSLGDGPTILFLHGFPDNELTFDKQLKAVAKAGYRGMSLKTRGYEASSQPANGNYELLSMAEDVVSVINELNEDKVHLVGHDWGAAIAYRAASLAPQKLHSLTTLALPHPGRFINEMILYPKQIKLSWYIFFFQLGFVAKAKIKRNNFQFIRSLWKNWSPNWTAPNAHIEKVLETFQQPGVLSSALQYYQQVLTLKAFTPSTRKEALFKVAVPTLAISGGQDGCIDSQTFEKMMHTEDFPQGLRFERIDHAGHFPHLEHAELTNELIINWVNEHSSTKPS; from the coding sequence ATGAAGACCCATCAATTTACCAGCCCCAGTACAGGCCTAACCCTCTCTGCTAGGTCATTAGGCGATGGCCCGACGATACTTTTCCTACATGGTTTTCCCGACAATGAGCTCACCTTCGACAAGCAACTCAAAGCCGTTGCCAAGGCCGGTTACCGCGGCATGTCGCTAAAAACTCGAGGCTATGAAGCAAGCTCTCAACCCGCGAATGGAAATTACGAGTTGCTGAGCATGGCTGAAGATGTTGTTTCCGTCATTAACGAACTGAACGAAGACAAAGTACATTTAGTTGGGCATGACTGGGGGGCAGCAATCGCTTATCGCGCTGCCAGCTTAGCGCCACAAAAATTACACAGTTTAACAACGCTGGCTCTACCCCACCCCGGGCGTTTTATTAATGAAATGATTCTTTACCCCAAGCAAATAAAGCTGTCTTGGTATATTTTCTTCTTCCAATTAGGCTTTGTTGCTAAGGCCAAGATAAAACGCAATAACTTCCAATTTATTCGTTCGCTATGGAAAAACTGGAGTCCAAACTGGACGGCACCTAACGCGCATATTGAAAAAGTTTTAGAAACGTTCCAGCAGCCTGGCGTGCTCAGTTCAGCCTTACAATACTATCAGCAAGTACTAACGTTAAAAGCATTCACACCGTCGACAAGAAAAGAAGCCTTATTTAAAGTGGCCGTACCCACCTTGGCTATTTCTGGCGGCCAAGATGGGTGCATAGATTCACAGACCTTTGAAAAAATGATGCACACAGAGGACTTTCCCCAAGGTCTGCGTTTTGAACGTATAGACCATGCCGGTCACTTTCCTCATTTAGAACACGCTGAACTGACTAATGAGCTAATCATTAATTGGGTTAACGAGCACTCATCAACCAAACCAAGCTAA
- a CDS encoding DAPG hydrolase family protein, which translates to MLTARLRPTEPVAYSAIIKCLIVITLFQLAACGGKTDSATASTSETLQQSKKLALSVADVRPEAFSWLWNNQTLAILQHANPAIESFQWVFEPDNPHDLGYEANTEYKITAKIDGTLHDISVRYNPPASVSERVDSINFLGHRPFSFLAMSVYIDQEPAIDVLIQYTAAGERYLNSNFEIELTSEGSAEVVESYANFLSDTLRGTSSFLSAQFDDDYLMKELLPRGEYEVTPVDLSTGVFKVIAVQDIKYISPDMLAWWWDHINNLERYRFWQPIDHDAFHYEVVPSNPDLQYDIGATQIIREYIGASLMTLSIAGADPDVIVPPTALTEPRPYYFYSLNGIEGIQEFNGIVNPLPSVVSIIPTSQNQLVHQWKPSESGEGVTLHSTFTLSAAVLAIQPTFGDDLGRHVMREFQMMPYFLPRLYRREWMGE; encoded by the coding sequence ATGCTAACAGCCCGCCTCCGTCCAACTGAGCCAGTTGCTTACAGCGCAATAATAAAGTGCTTAATAGTTATCACACTATTCCAATTAGCCGCTTGTGGTGGAAAAACGGACAGCGCTACAGCGTCGACGAGCGAAACACTGCAACAGTCAAAAAAATTGGCCCTCAGTGTAGCAGATGTCCGACCCGAAGCTTTTAGCTGGTTATGGAACAACCAGACCTTAGCCATCCTTCAACATGCAAACCCTGCAATAGAATCATTTCAATGGGTATTTGAACCTGATAACCCCCATGACCTTGGTTATGAAGCTAACACTGAGTACAAGATAACAGCCAAGATTGACGGTACTCTCCACGACATATCAGTGCGGTATAACCCCCCCGCATCAGTCAGCGAGCGTGTAGATTCGATAAATTTTCTTGGACATCGCCCCTTTAGCTTTCTAGCTATGTCGGTATATATCGATCAAGAACCAGCGATAGATGTACTCATACAATATACTGCTGCAGGGGAACGCTATTTAAACAGCAACTTCGAAATAGAACTTACATCCGAGGGATCAGCAGAAGTTGTAGAGAGCTACGCAAACTTCTTAAGCGACACGCTAAGAGGTACTAGCTCTTTTCTAAGCGCACAGTTTGATGATGATTATTTAATGAAAGAATTACTCCCACGCGGTGAGTATGAAGTCACACCGGTTGACCTCAGCACAGGTGTTTTTAAGGTAATTGCTGTTCAAGATATTAAATATATCTCACCAGATATGCTCGCTTGGTGGTGGGACCACATAAACAATCTAGAAAGGTACCGGTTTTGGCAACCAATTGATCACGATGCTTTTCATTACGAAGTGGTACCGAGTAACCCTGACTTACAATACGACATTGGCGCCACGCAAATTATTAGAGAGTATATTGGCGCATCACTAATGACTCTTTCAATAGCCGGTGCAGATCCCGACGTAATAGTACCACCAACAGCGTTGACCGAACCTAGACCATACTATTTTTACTCCTTAAACGGCATTGAAGGCATTCAGGAGTTTAATGGTATTGTTAACCCACTTCCCTCAGTAGTAAGTATTATTCCAACGTCACAAAACCAGTTAGTCCACCAATGGAAGCCAAGTGAATCTGGAGAAGGCGTTACTCTTCACTCAACATTCACTCTATCAGCCGCGGTATTAGCAATACAGCCAACTTTCGGAGATGATCTCGGTCGCCACGTCATGAGAGAGTTTCAAATGATGCCGTATTTTCTACCGCGCTTATATCGACGTGAGTGGATGGGTGAATAA